In the genome of Bradyrhizobium sp. CB3481, the window ACAGACTGTTGAGTGGCTGTGGCGGTGAAGTAGCTTGCAAGATTTCCAGTTTTGATCAGGTCGACGACACCATTGGTCGGACCGCCTATCGCGGTAATGCTCATTTGTGAGTTTTGAAGAATTTTCTTTTGGTCTGCCGACAAACTCCCTCCTACTCCCGCCGCACCTGAATTGTACGACGCGGCTACAGCGGTCCTGATCTGATCGGCCTCCGCGTCTGCGGTCGTGGTTACGTACAGGATACGTCCGAAGGAAATACTTGAAAGGTAGACAGGGATGTTGCTTGGGCTAATCCTTCCGAGGGCGGCCTGCTCATTAAGATCGTCAATCGTCAAATCGCCGGAAAAAAGATCGGCTGGTGTACGAGGCGTCTCCATAAACACCGTGAACATGTTTTGAATAAAATATGTTGTTGCCGAGCTTTTGGTCCGGCTCGTTTCGGATTTGTGCGATGCGGAAAGGCTGCCTCCCGCATATTTAGCAGAAACTCCCAGAGAGAGCATCGCTTGTTCGGCGGTGTATGAAGCCGTACTTGAATAAGAGACTCTTGAACCGAAATCGACCTTCTGTTGCACAATACGGTCGACAATCTCAGATATTTTTGCATTTACGGCAGTAGCGGTCGGCAGATTTACGGTCTCAAAATTATCTTTCGAAAGGAGGGTGATTCCTAGGCGGAAGGGAGCGCGCTTCTTGATCGGCAATTCCCTAAGGGAGCCCAGTCCCTCAGAGTACCCTTTGCCTTGAACTAAAGCTCCCGGCCAAAGGATTTCCCGGTCGGGGTCGAAAATAACAATTCTATCCGAGTTTCTCGACAGCGTGTATTCTGTTCGAGTGCACGATTGACCGTCTTCGATTTGCGTAGCCGGGTCGCCGGTTCGTTGGCTGCCATCAAGTACCGTGGGAGAAAAATCGTTCCAGTTTGGCAGCTTCCGGAAATATTCATTCACAGTGCTTCTCTTGGAATCAGAACGAACTTTAGCGATAGACGATCCCGAAAAGATAGCTGATGCGGCCGCTCCCCCGACAACCTCTAAGGCGCGCCTTCGAGTAATCGACATTGGTGCCCCCTCAATAAAATATGCGCCGAAACAATAAAATGTGCACCGTAATCATGCCTCAACCCCAAGGGGTAGGCAAGACCGTTAGTGTCGGCACTTCAATTCGGACGCTTGCAGATCGCCCACAGTCCGCTGAAGTATCGCCCGTCGAATGCCGCTGTCGAGGCAGTTGGGATCGAGGTGTTCGAAAGGGAGGAAGTCGACGACGCGCGCGCGGCCGTCTTCCCGACGCCCGATCAGGAATGCGCCGCTCTCCCGGCTGAACCGACGACCGCGCTCACGCAGCTTTTGGCGAAGCCGCAACCAAACCAACCAGGAGCAAAATCTTCATAGCTTTCGCCCTCACGCTTCGTCACAGCGTCCAAGGCTGCGATGATCTTGTCCGAAAAGCCTTCTCCTCTCAACCTTGCGAAGTCCCACCCGGGACAATCCTCGCATCCTTAGGGCGCGAGAGGACCTTTTGAACTGTGCAAAAGCAAGTTCATCTCGTCTAACTTCTTACTTGAGGCAATTTTTTTGTATAGCTTGACACATGTTGGAGTACATAGATTTCAAGCGCGCTTGCGCTTCCGTAACTCCTCGCGCTTCCTTTCGATCCATCTCTTGCTTAAACAGCGCATCGTGCGAAGCGAGTCCGGTCTTTAATGCGGTCAGGTTAGTGCTGGCTTTGCCTGTGTTGTTGACCAAGTCATAAGATCCTAGCATAGCGATGCCTAATCCGACTGAACAGACAGCCTTTGATACGGTCACATCAGGAGCGAAGCAGGTCAGAATTGCGGAATATTTCCCGTATTCCATGAGCGCGACGTCGACCAGTATCCGAGTTGGATTGGGAGTGGCATCCTTGATCGCCTGCTCAAGCACTGCACGTTGAGCACTCATTGTCTTTTGATACGCTTTTAAATCTGCAAAGTCCTTATCACCGATTTTCGTCGCTCCGTTGACGAACAGGTATTCCCGATATTTTTCAGCGACTGAGCAGGAAATGGGGTGTGTTGCATCGGCCTCTGGCATCGCTACCAAGACGCTCATCGATGAAATGGTCTTCTTGGGATCGACATCAAAGGATTGATCGCAGCTGGCATAAGCGGGTGCAGCGAGAGCGCAAAATAGAGAAAAAAAGTTCAAAGCTCTGCCAAACATGGTGTGGCCTCCTAGGGGCTATTCGTGACGCGGTAAACCCAAGGCACTGAATTTGTTGGCATCGGAAGCGAGATGTGCGGTTCAGATCCACTACCCCATCGCCTCATCAACGGGGTAATTGTCCATGGTCTCCACACTGCCAGCTGGTATAATATAGTCAAGGCCACTCAAGCTTGCGCGACGACGGGCGCAGGCAAAGCTAAATTCGCGCCAGTGGCTCGTACCTACTTTGACAGCCGTGGGCGTAGATAGCTGAAACTATATGGCCTGCTCAGTGGCAATTGAATCATTGTCGCGTCTTCGCTTGCCGGTCATACCAGCCGACGAAACGATCAAAAGCCTGAGTTGAATACACTTTCGTAGTTGCGTTCACAGTGTCCGCGTGGCGAAGGGGCCGCTTACCCTCGCGCCCGTCGCAACGCAGCTTGCAGTCGCGTCATCTCCTTCTCCCAACGCGCCCCTTCGGCCCGCGACTCCTTCTCGAGAGCCTCCAGCTCGGCTCGAATGCCAGCTACTTTCTCTTCGTGCTTCCGACGGGCTGCGTCCAAGGCGCCTTGTGCCTTGTCGATGGCATGCTGGCGCCGCTCCGGCTCCTTCTCCAGGGCAGCTTCTTCCTTCGCGCGCTCGCGCGCGCGGCGATTGTGCTCCTTTTCGAAAGCGAGTGCGACCTTCCCATCGGTCGCCTCGTCGTTGCCTCGCCTCGAAGGCTTCTGTGCGTTACGGCCCTGCGACTTGCGGTCTGACGTCTTCGAGCCGCGGTCGCCGGCGAGATCGGTAGGCAGTTCTGCCTGCTCCTTGAAGGGCCCGTTGGAACCCACGGGGCGTTTCAGAACGACGCCGGGGGCGGCCATCGTCGCTGCGATTATGTTGGGATTCTCGCTTTGCCTCGCCGCGCCCTGGTGAAAGAGATTGCTGTCGGCGCCCCAGGCTTCCAAAGCCGCCTTCATCGAAGGCGCCGCTATCGCCAGGTCGAAAAAGCCTAATGATGTCTCGTACGTCTTCAGCTTCTTCGCCATGCCTGTACTCCGCGGCGGCCGGTTAGATCACGATATGGTCGAAATCCAAGGCAATCCGGCTGTTTGGAAACGTCTTCTTTGCCTCCGCCAATAAGTCCTTATCGGTATAGCGGCCGGAAATGTGTGTTAGGACGAGTTGCTTCACGTCGCATATCGCCGCAAGCGCGGCCGCTTCACCTGCGGTGAGATGTCCATAGTTGCGCGCAATCGCCGCGTCGCGGTCCAGAAACGTGCCCTCGATTACCAGCACATCCGCGCCGCGAACCGGTTCGGCCAAACCCTCGGTGGTTTCGGCATCGCCCACGACGACGAGCTTCTTGCGCCGCTCCGCCGGACCGAGAACGCTTTCGGGATCAATCGTCCTACCGTCCGCGAGTGTCGCCGGTCGTCCTTCTGCCAGCTCCTTACGCACAGGGCCATCGGGCACGCCGAGGGCAGCGAGGCGGTCTGGCCGAAGGTGACGGCGAGCCCGACTTTCAAATGAGAAGCCGAAGCTGTCGGTATCGCGGTGGCGAACCGGGAAGCAGCCAATTGTGAACACGCCGCCGTCAATGACCTGACCTGCCGTCAGCGGAACGAGTTCGAGTGGAATGGGCGCCCTTCCCTCGCCCCAGAGGCCGGCGAGCATCCCGATGACGACGTCGAGTGTGGCCGGGCTTGCGTGTATCGTCATGACATCAGCGCTCTGTCGCAGCCGCAGGGTCGAAAAGAGACCGGGAATGCCGAGCACGTGGTCGAGATGGCCGTGGGTCAACAAAAGCCTATCTAGCCTTCGAAAGCCCGCGCCGCTGCGCAGCAGTTGGCGCTGCGTCCCCTCTCCGCAATCCACCAGAATACGGTGACTTCCGACCTCGACGAGGAGACCGGGATGATTCCGCTCGGCCGACGGAACGCTTGCCGACGTCCCTAGGAATGTGACCGCGAACATCGTAGGCCGGCTTCCCCCTCTTACCAGCACTGGTAGCCGAGAACGCCCT includes:
- a CDS encoding cell envelope biogenesis protein TolA, which translates into the protein MAKKLKTYETSLGFFDLAIAAPSMKAALEAWGADSNLFHQGAARQSENPNIIAATMAAPGVVLKRPVGSNGPFKEQAELPTDLAGDRGSKTSDRKSQGRNAQKPSRRGNDEATDGKVALAFEKEHNRRARERAKEEAALEKEPERRQHAIDKAQGALDAARRKHEEKVAGIRAELEALEKESRAEGARWEKEMTRLQAALRRARG
- a CDS encoding thiol-activated cytolysin family protein — encoded protein: MNEYFRKLPNWNDFSPTVLDGSQRTGDPATQIEDGQSCTRTEYTLSRNSDRIVIFDPDREILWPGALVQGKGYSEGLGSLRELPIKKRAPFRLGITLLSKDNFETVNLPTATAVNAKISEIVDRIVQQKVDFGSRVSYSSTASYTAEQAMLSLGVSAKYAGGSLSASHKSETSRTKSSATTYFIQNMFTVFMETPRTPADLFSGDLTIDDLNEQAALGRISPSNIPVYLSSISFGRILYVTTTADAEADQIRTAVAASYNSGAAGVGGSLSADQKKILQNSQMSITAIGGPTNGVVDLIKTGNLASYFTATATQQSVQPISFSFRNLVDLSLAAIRDATKYTITECTPVKASKEIIERTDKISFERGQMFRWVLGAVSNWADPGRRAQVMGWAQRSMTSLDQQLHSLNTATISAGDKQWVKGVWMLRFFADLESNIIKAQTEIPANSSDRGTQQVWIQSLQWSQSLKTIATGVQSKL
- a CDS encoding ribonuclease Z; translated protein: MFAVTFLGTSASVPSAERNHPGLLVEVGSHRILVDCGEGTQRQLLRSGAGFRRLDRLLLTHGHLDHVLGIPGLFSTLRLRQSADVMTIHASPATLDVVIGMLAGLWGEGRAPIPLELVPLTAGQVIDGGVFTIGCFPVRHRDTDSFGFSFESRARRHLRPDRLAALGVPDGPVRKELAEGRPATLADGRTIDPESVLGPAERRKKLVVVGDAETTEGLAEPVRGADVLVIEGTFLDRDAAIARNYGHLTAGEAAALAAICDVKQLVLTHISGRYTDKDLLAEAKKTFPNSRIALDFDHIVI